The DNA window TCTATAAATACAGGCTTCAAAGGTCCCAGCTTTTCACCTGTTTCAGCATGTGCCACATCAAATCATGCTATTGGCGAAGCTTTCCTTAGTATAAAACACGGCTATACAGATGCTGTTCTCGCCGGAGGTGCTGAATCTCCGCTGAATCCCCTTACTTTCGCCGGTTTTTCAAATATGAAGGCAATGTCGCGGAACAATGATAATCCTCTTGAAGCAAGCAGACCCTTTGATAAAGACCGTGACGGCTTTGTAATAGCAGAAGGTGCAGGAATACTTCTTCTTGAAGAATATGAACACGCTGTAAAACGTGGTGCTGTGATACTGGGAGAAATCGTAGGCTATGGTGCCACATCAGATGCCTTTCATATGACTACTCCTGATTTTCACGGAGCAGAAAGAGCGATGAATCTGGCTTTATCCACAGCAGGAGTGCATCCGTCAAGTGTAAATTATATCAATGCACATGCCACAAGCACAAAAGAAGGAGATATCTCAGAAACAAATGCCATTAAATCTGTTTTTGGCGAAAATGTAAAAAATTTGAAAATAAGTGCCACAAAATCAATAACCGGTCATTTATTTGGTGCGGCAGGGGGAGCAGAAGCAGTAATAACTCTAAAAGCGATAGAAAACAGTCTTGTCCCGCCAACTATAAATCTAAAAAATCCTGATGAAAAATGTGACCTTGATTATACACCGAATACTGCTGTCAAACATAATATCGAATATGCACTCTCGAACGGCTTTGGTTTCGGAGGACATAATGCGTCACTTTT is part of the Sebaldella sp. S0638 genome and encodes:
- the fabF gene encoding beta-ketoacyl-ACP synthase II; translated protein: MKRVVVTGYGIISAIGNDIDTFWQNTAAGKSGIKLIKDPEFSDIPTRIAAYIENFDAEKYMNKKDINKTDLFTQYAYAAASQALESGGVNDDTFDKNRVGIYIGSGVGGLDTILKNHKIFLEKGSRRVSPFMVPMMITNMAAGFISINTGFKGPSFSPVSACATSNHAIGEAFLSIKHGYTDAVLAGGAESPLNPLTFAGFSNMKAMSRNNDNPLEASRPFDKDRDGFVIAEGAGILLLEEYEHAVKRGAVILGEIVGYGATSDAFHMTTPDFHGAERAMNLALSTAGVHPSSVNYINAHATSTKEGDISETNAIKSVFGENVKNLKISATKSITGHLFGAAGGAEAVITLKAIENSLVPPTINLKNPDEKCDLDYTPNTAVKHNIEYALSNGFGFGGHNASLLFKKYRG